A window of Rhodothermales bacterium genomic DNA:
TAGACGAACGTTGGATGCGGGACTTTCGTCGAGTGTCCATAGTTGAAGAACAGGACTCTGTTCTCCTGGATGGGGAAGGAGACTCTGATCTTCGGGAGCAGTCGCAGTTTGTATCGAAGTCCGAACAGCTTGAACGTGTCGTTGCGGTAAGCTTCCCGGATACCGTCCAGGATGGGAGCGCGCTCATCGTCGATCAGGTCATCGACGTACTTGCCGGGCGCCCAGTATTCCAGTCGTGCTCCCGCGTTAGCGATCAGGCCCCGGTAGCGAATCTGGTGTGTGGCGAACAGTGCACCACGCCGCGGCTTTACCCTCCAGATATCGGAGCTTTCACCAAGACGATTCGTCTGCGTCGCACTTTCGTCGTCACCGATCGGTGCACCGACCCACGGTCGTATCACATCGATCCACTGGTAGTCGTTGAATTTGGCGTCGATGCCGGCGGTCGTTCGGTGGTTCTTGGAGACAGAAAAACGAGTGTACGTACCGTGCAGCGTGTACTCCTCCGCGAAGTGATCGTGGAATCGTGTCGCTATTCCCCCGTTGTTTACTAGACCCGGACCGGGGAGCACAAACAGCGCATTGGGATTGACCGGTTGACCGTCTTCGCCGACGAAGATATTGGCCGGATATGTGACAATACTCTCGGGATCGAGCTCGGTATCAACACTCAGCGGCCTCCACGGTCGGCCGTTGGCGTCCGAACGAAGTTTCGTGAAAAGCCGGCTGACCTGGACGTCGTAGAACGACTGGTCGTTGAGTACGTGAGACCACTTTACATAGCCGATGATATTGTCGTGCGTATAGGTGTTCGCATTATCCGGGTCCAGAACAAACGCGTACTGGAATCCAGGCGTTACGACGGCGTCGTTACCAGTGACCTGCAACATCCGGGTGTTCTGATTGACCGTTAGCGATCGCTGGTAGGAGACCTGGATTCTTTTCCCCGGCAGAACATCGTATGAAAGCTTTGAGATGCCGCTCCAGCGATTGCCGGTACGAGGCATGAAGAAGTCGCCGTCGATCAATGACGATTGAACCTGATCCGGCGTGGCCGTCTGGCGCGTGAAGCCGTCTGAGATCTGAACCTGGCCCGAAAGGAAGAAACGAAGTTTGCCCTTGACGATCGGACCACTGACATTCAGTTCGTAGATGTCCTCCCCGAAGTTGGCGCGGCCATCGCTATTAAATCCGAGGCCATCTCTCTTGTGAGAGAAGTAGCCCGCAAAACGGTCGGAGCCGTCCTGCGTCTGTACAGAGACGACACCAGAAGTCACGTCTCCAAACTCAGCTCCCACGCCACCGGTCGTAACCTCGATTTCACTGAACGCGTTGGATCCGATGTCCAGACCGAAGCCCGTCCCCGCCAGGGGGTCCTTTGCGGATACGCCATCGACCATGAACCCGGTTTCCTCCGCACGACCACCACGGATATACAGGCCTGTCGGGTCACGAATCACACCGACCTGGGTGGCGACTGCGGACTGTACGTCGCGAAGCGGCGCCACCTCCAGCTGTTCCTTCGTGATGGCGAACGTGCTCGTCGACTGCTCCACGTCGAGCAGGGGCCGCTCACCAATAATGACGATCTCATCCTCGGCCGATAGCACCGACTCGTTGAGCGTGGCATTGAGAACCGTTTCGGCTCCATCTCGAACCGCTATTCCTGTAAACAGCTTGGTCTCGAATCCGATGTAGGAAAACTTGATCGAATACTGTCCGCCCCGGACTGACGGAATCGTATAGCGACCCTGAAGATCCGTAGCAGCTCCTTTGGCCGACCCCACGACAATCACGTTCACGCCTATCAAAGACTCGCCCGATGTCTCATCCGTGACGGTTCCGCGGATACTGCCCTGCGCGACAGCTTCGAGCGGACCTGCCAGAGCCAACAGGGCCGCCAGCAGCATGAGCTGCCGTGTGGCTACCAGAAACCCGCTATGAATGGAGTGCATCATCTTCGGGGAAATCCGAGGCTTTCCAACATCAGCCGTATTGCCTGGGTTGGAGCATTGACATCGCCGTCCGCGCCCACAAGGTTCTGGGCACCCGACTGCTCGTTTACGAGTGGTAGCCCGAAGAGTCCGACTCGACGGTCGGCGCTGATCGAGGCAATCGTGGAGGACCCGAACCACGGGCCCTGCCGCCCGCCTACGCGCGTCACGTAAGAATATGTGCCGTCGGCCAGGGGAATGACGTTTGCTCCTTCGGCTTCGAACGGCAGAGTGTTGAGGAAGAAGGCGCTGGATTTGAGGGCCGGAAGCTGCACCGACAGGCCCGGCACGACCGACGTCGGCGAAATTGGTGAGTTGACGCTCATTCTCAACGCGGGTCGCAGGGTGTCTGGAAACGACACAAGGCCTGACAGCGGCAGGAGCAATAGCGCCGGATTTCCAACGATATCCTCCGGATTCGCTGGAAGAGCTATCGGGCTGTGCACCATCATCTTGCCACCCTGTTCGAAGAAAAGGTCGGTCGCTCCTGCGACGAATGGAAGGTTGTCGCCAGCAATATTGCCGGTGGTACTCGTCGCGACCCAGTAAACATAATTGTAGTCGGCCAGCGCCTGCCTGAGTGTGGGATCGAGAGCCGGCGGAATCAGGCCCGAGCGTGGCGTACCGCCTGCTGAACCGGAGACGAAGGGAGTCGAGATGTCCCAGTAATCGATAGCATAGCCTTCAGGCAGATAGTCGCGCAGCAGAGCAACGTGGAAGTTCTGAACAGTCTTGTACGAGGATTTCCGATAGTCGTTGACGTATAGAAGATCGCCGCGTGACTTCTTTACGTGCCACATGTGGGACTCTACGGCACTGGTTGTATCAGTCTTGTCGACGGATCGAATGTAAATCGTGTTGTCCTGGCCAAGCCGGAGCCCGGGTACATCCAGGCCACTGGCTCTGAACGATCGGCCGAAGAACAGGCGAGCGGTCGTTTCGATCTGCCCGATGTCGGCCTTGTCCACGTCACCTACAAAGGTCACGAACTCGACGTCGGACGGCAGCGACACAAAGTTGAGGCTGTCGTTAAGACTGACGTCTATTCGATCAAGATTGGCCGGACCCTCCGGATCATCGGCAACCCATGCAAAAGAGAAGAGGGCGAAAGTTGTGTCGGGTGCAAGCTCGAACGTGCTGAAACGTATCGTGGGAGGTGCGTTGCGAATCGGGAATACGGTCCTGGCGGGAGTGGGATCGACGAGTCCCTCGTTGTCGATCGCACGCGCTTCAAACACGACGTTGGCGAATTTCTCGCCCGGTGGTATGGGCAGGAGGATGAGTGTGTCGTTTGCAGTGGTCCCGGTCCACAGGTCATCCTTGGCCGGTGTCTCCCCGAACGCGAAGAATCGGAGATCGAAAGAGCTAACGAAGCCGTCCGGATCATCACCGGTCCACGAGACGACGACGGTGCTCGTAAGACGTTCGCCGGACTCCAGATTGTCGACGAGCGAGGAGTCACGAACCGCCAGATCGGTTTCTGGCGGGAGGTTCTCCAGTCTCTCTCCGGCGATGTCGCTGTCACAAGCGCCGATCAGACACATGAGTGCGACCGGGATTGCGATGCGGGACAGTGTCTTCAGTGTCTTCATTGCTCTACAGGACCGTGGGAGGGAGGCCCTTCGCATGGGCCCCCTCCTGGTCCGTATCCAGGTCATCCCGAGCCCGTCGGGACATCGATGGCCGGCTTCGGGCATAGGCCACGACCAGCACATCGACGTCTCGACCAGCAAGGTTTGACGAGGTCTTTCGACCCTATTTCAGCAACATCATGGAACGGTTGATGACGTTTCCTGCCGCCTCGAGGCGATAGAGATACACGCCGCTCGCAAGGTTGCGCGCATCGAACGACACCGTATGGGTGCCTGCCGCGACCTGGCCGTCCACGAGCGTAGCAACGTTCCTGCCCAGCATGTCGAATACCTGGACGGAGACCACTGACGCTGCCGGTATGTTGTACTGAATCGTCGTTGAAGGGTTGAACGGGTTCGGGTAATTCTGGCCAAGCGCAAACTCGCCAGGCACTTCGAATTCCTCGTTAGCGACGTTGATGCCACCGATGTCGAGCGAACTCTCCGGGACGAGCTTGTACTCGCCGAAGGAGAACCACCAGATACCCTGGATAAACGCAACCGCGTCGTCGGGAGCGAAGGTGTCTCCAGCAAATGAGCTGCCGAATGCGTCGGATGCGTCGTCTGCATTGACAGCGTTCTCGGCCGTTCCGTCCGATGAGAACGTCCATTCGCCGAAGCTCTCAATGCTGACGATCGTGACGTTTTCGAACCTGAGCCGCATGCCTTCATGGGCCTCTGCAACACTCTCGTCGACCAGTGCGCTCGTCGGAACGGACTTGTAACCCGGAGGCACAGCCGTGCCTGTGACGGTCATCGTGATGTTACGGAGTCGCGTCACGTCGAAACGTTCTTCGATCTCCGCCTCCGTGATATTGATCACGTCGCCCTGCTTCAACGTCTGCACATTCGTGTCGCCATCGCGAAGGAGGATTCCACTCCAGGGCGCGAGTCCCTCGTCATCCTGAATCGCCCATAATCCTGACGAGTCAGGCTGGCTTACGACGGTCGCGGTTATGTTCATGGGCAACGTGAGCCCGGCAAACGGGCCAGCACCAGGACCACCGTCGGCGGTCTCCTGAACATGCGCAATCGTTGTGATTCCGCTGCCAAGCACGCGATAGCTGACATTGACCGGTTGCGACTCTGCCCCGAGGTTGTCCGTGGCGATTATCCAGTAGGTCACAAAATCGCCGTCGGCTGCTGGAGGTATCGTGAACTGGTAGACAGCCGCCTGCGTCTTGCCCGAGAGACTGCCTTCAACCGACATCGTGTCAGGCACAGAGGACGTATAGTAGTAGAGCACGACCGACTCGAGGGTCCGCGTCGGATCCGGAGTTATGTCGGCGGTAATGACGGCCGAGTCTTCCGTTCCTAACACGGTCTCCGGCTTGCTCGGATTGGACGCTATCGGCGGTGTCACCGTGATTTCGAGATCTTCCCTTTCCATCGGCGAGATTTTGATCAAGACGTCCGGGTCCGTACCGACGGCGAACGGATCAAAATCATCCATGAACATGAATCCCTGGATGTTGATTCCGGCACCCGGTGGCGGCGGCACGAAGTCGTCCTCGAACACTCTGAATTGCGTCGCATCCTGGGCTCCGTCTCTGTCGTTGCGGTATGCCAGCGACAGGTCTCTGATGTACACCTGCGTAACGCCTGCGTCAGAACTGAATGTCCAGTTCGGACGGTCTGAACTGATATCGCGTCTCTGGACGATGGCGTTCTCAATCCGTACGTACTGGCCTCGCAGATCCGCGAGATTGTCCCAGTTGGTCTGAATGCGATTGTCCTGACCCACGACTTTGTGCGTATCACCCGTCGTGATGACAACCGGGTCCAGGATCGAGGCCGGGAGGCCAAAATCCGTATATACGCCGAGTGCGGTGATGCTTACCGGCGCCACCTGCATGACCTCATCGAACGGGGCGACAACGCCGACGATCTCGATGACATCACCCACGAGGAGGCTGAGCACTCCGTTCTCCTGCCAGGATCCATCTACAATCTGCAATCCCATTCCTGCGTTACCCTGAGTCACCGAGGCAGTGTCCCGGACGAAGAAATGAACCCTGCTTGGAAGACCCTCGCTGTTCGGGGTTGAAAGACCGGAGAGCGTCGGGTCGCTCATCACTACGGCGCGGACGCGTACGGTATCACGCAGCAGGTCGTTGAAGATGGCGTTCTCGATTCGGGGGTCGTCGAGCGTTACGCCGGCATCATTCAGTGCCTGAATCGAATCCGGGCTAATAAAATTGATTTCACGAATCGTGACATCCGTGATCTGCGCACTAGCCCACGGCGCCACCATGGCACCGATCATGAGCATCGCAGCGAAAGCTGTAAATCGTCTTCTCATCGTGTTCTCCTTACGGTTGGTTGATCTAGCAATTTCGTCCCGCTCCTGCGCGGGTAAGATGCCCATGAAAATGGTTATTTTATGATCACGAATTTTCCTCTCTGCACGTCCCCTGAATCCCGGTTCTTTACCGTGTAAAGGTACAGCCCTCCGGAAATATTGAGGCTGTTGTCGGATAGAATGTCCCACGAATGCTCACCGCCGGGCAGCTGACGATTGTCGGCCGAGAAACTGTCGTACCATCTCACGTCGCCAGTGTACGTTTCCGAGTCGTGATCGAGTTCAGCAACGACCTCTCCTGCCAACGTGTACACTCGGATTTCGGCTTTGTCCGGCAGGTTGTAGAAATTGATCTTGCGAGTCCGTGACGTGCCTCCATCCCATGCAGCCTGCACACGGTAGGGATTCGGATACACGCCTACCTTTCGATCCTCAGAAGTCGACGGGGGAGTGCCAGGGAAGACGCGTACCGCATTGGCCACGCGCGAAGATTCGAACGAGGGAAGGCCGGCATCCGCATCCCCGCGATCAAAGGCCGTCACCGAGAACAGATACTGCCAACCGCCCAGCAGCCGATCGGCATCGAACCGGTACCAGTACTGTGTCGTGTCGTCCGGAAAGGTCACGGGCTCGGCCAGCGCCACCTCGGCGAATCCGTTGTTGAAGCCGGTGGCATTGCCCGGGGCATCGTACTGTGCGACCAGGGCCGCGGCATCGAGGATATTCCCTCCGAGATCGTCGCCCGGCTTGCTGCGATAGATCCTGTAGCCCTCGAAATCGAAGTCGCCGCTGACCGGATCCAGAGATCGCTCCGCCGCCCGATCCCAGTAGACGGATACGCGATTGGTCTGTCTCTGACCCTCACCGGATGGCTGTTCGAACGCGACGCGCACGTTCGGAGATCGAGGCGGCTCAGGGATCACGTAGCGGTCCAGAATGCCGTTCTCGTTTGCGTCTTCCTGCGGATCGAGCACTCCGTTAAAGTTGTTGTCTTCTCCGGCATACGTTCGGCGCGCCCAGTCAAGATTGCTGATGAGCAATCGGCGTGAATCTTCCGTGTCGATGGGCTTGCCCGAGTCACCCTGGAACTCATCCGGCTTGAGAGCGGCCGTCAGTGCGAAGGTCACCTGGAGCGTATCGCCGGAAAGCACGGTGGGGAACGGGCCGACCGGGGTCAGGCCGATCCAGTTTCCCTGCGACGTTTGCCCGTCCGTGCGAAGTCTGGTTCGCCAGAGGACGAGTTCGTTCAGATAGTCTTCTTCTGTCTCGAAGCTGGCGGGATTCGGGTACGGGACTTTCATGCGTTGATACCGCGTGTCGTCCGCAGAGGGTCGCGAGAATTCCGCCGTTCCTCCACTGAACTGCCACCAGCGCAAATTAACGAACGGTGCAGCGTAGCCGTCGGCAACGTAGTCGGACGCGACATTGGGGTGGAAGAACCTGTTCTGCCCGGTTCGCGGGTCTCGCCACTCCGCACCGAGGAATGAAATGGCGCCATAGGTATTGATCGTCTCTTCCGCGCCGCCCGCGTTGAACGCGTACGAGGCGTACAGGCTGTCAACCCATCCCAGTCCGTTTTTGTTGAAGTACGCGCCTCCGGCATCATTCGACGTGTTTATGTTCCGGACAACGAGGTCGTGGTACATCCCCACGTAAACGCTGTCCCACGGCGCGTCACTGATGTTGACGATGTCCATGTTGACTATGGCGAAATACTCCGTGAACGGGAAATTCCACGCATATGTCGTCATCTGGACTTTGGCCCCGAGCCTCCCCTGAACGTCCGGCATTTCGATGAACGTCCCGGGCAGGACGGCGGCTGTATCGGCGAAGGATGCAATGAGGTCCTGGTGACTGACGGCACGGGCATTGAATGCGTCCTGCGTGGGCAGCGTAGATCGCTCGAGGATGGGCGTCAGCTGGGCGAATTCGTATCCGGTGCCTCCCGGCGTGTATCCGGTCGATGCCGTGATGGCGCCGGTCCGAACCGTTATGACCCCGTCGGATCGAATCGCGCCGATCCAGAGACCCGCCTCAAAGAGGTGTTCAACACCTGAGTCAAGGGGATATTCGAACGACGGGGGCCCGGTCGGGCTGTTGCGTACGTTGGCCTTGCCCACAAAACCGGCGTTCGTGACCGTCACACCGACGTTGCCGACGTCGATGAGTGCCTCCTCGAAAGGGACACCTTGAGCGAACCCCATCTCCGCAGAACAGAGAAGCATGAGGACCGCGAGCGTGAAATAGATGCCTCGGCGCATCGTCGGGGGCATATGGGGCCGAGTCTACTGTTGCGAGGACGAGCGAAAATTGCGTCCGCGGAATACCGCGGTGATAAGCAATCGCAACATACTGAGACGAGGACTCAAGGTAAAGCCCCATCGCGGCCTATGAGGCCCGCCGTTCTGCAAAGAATTGGCTAGGCAGAGCCCTCGCCCGGCCTACGAGGCGGTCTCGCCTTCGCTTCGCGATGCCATCGTACGTCGCTCTGCCTCGTCTACGAAGGGCCCGAGAACCCGCTCGAGTTCGGTGAGAAGCTTGGTCCGTACAAAGGGCTTTGAAACGTACCCATCGAATCCGGCCCCTACAAACCTCTGCTCGTCGCCGGGAAGGGCGTACGCCGTTACGGCGATGATGGGCGTCCTCTCGTACTCAGGCAGCTTTCGTAGTACGGCAAGGACGTCAAGGCCCGACCACTCCTCATCGCCCAGATTAATATCGAGCAAGACGACGTCGAACCGCCTTTCCCACGTGCTGGCGAAGACCTCGTCGGCCGATTGCGCCACGGTCGATTCGAAGTGAGGCTCAAGAAAGAACCGGATCAGCTCGGTGGTCTCGACGCTGTCGTCAAGAACCAGGGCGTGTCGCACCCTGTCGGCCGGAGCTTCGTCACGTGCGGCCACAGCTGGCCGATCCGGGGCTCGCAATCGCGTCGCGGATCCGTTGGCGGATGAAGCCTGGGCGCCCGCGACGACCGGGAACCATATGGAGAACTCCGTTCCCTTGTTCTTCTCACTTTCGACGGATATCCGACCGCCGTGCATCTCGACAAGCTGCTTCGTGATGGCGAGGCCGAGGCCCGACCCTTCATGAGATCGCCCTTCGCCGGTCGATTCCTGCTTGAACTCATCGAACAGGTGCGGGAGAAACTCGGAGCTGATGCCAACGCCCGTATCGCGAATCATCAGGTGTATGCGTGTCCGGTCCTCCCGCAGTTCGAGTTCGACATAACCTGTATCAGTGAACTTGAGCGCGTTGCCGACCAGATTGTTGATGATTCTGTGCAGGGATGGGCGATCGATTTTGGCAGTCGGCAGATCAGTCGGGGGCGAGAAGCGCAACTCGAGCCCCTTGTCTGCGGCCATATCCCGAAGCATCTCGAGCGCGCTGTCTATCTCCGAGGCCAGATCGGTCTCCTCGAGATTCAGTTTCATCTCCTTGGCCTGGAGCCGCGAGAGGTCCAGTACGGAGTTGAGCGTCTCGAGAAGCCTATGTCCACCCTGTTCAATCCGCTCCGCAAATTGCCTCATGGTGTCAGGGACCATCTCCGTCAGCGCTTCGGAGTATCCGATCATGATCGTGAGCGGCGTCCTGATCTCGTGCGACATGTTTGCCAGGAACGACGATTTGAGCCTCGACAGTTCTTCGGCCTGAAGCTTTGACTCGATCAGGGCCTCCTCCTGCCGATGGCGCTCGAGCGTCGTCGAGACGACATTGGCCACTGCCTGGAGAAAATTGACGTCGTCGTCCGTGAAATCCCGTGCCGTGCGAGAATGAGCCGCGAGGACACCCCAGGCCGCATCTTTTCCGTGGATGATGACCGTCGCGCCGCTGACTAGTCCGTGCTCATGCATTAGATCGGCGCCCTGGAATCTTCCCTCCTCATGCACGTTCTCCATTACGACTGCGCGGTTGACGGAAAGGGTGTAGCCTACCTGCGTATCGTTTTCTGCGCTGACCCACGCCTTTCCAACTACTCCCTCGGGCCATCCGAATCCGGCACGCACGAAAAAGGCGTTCTTGTCGTCCAGGAGTTCACAGATCGAGTTGTGGGAGACTTCCAGTGTCTCGGATACCTTCTGGACCGCGTCATCCATAACCTGTTGCACACTCGGACTCGACAGTGCGAGCTGACCCAGCGATGCGATGGCGGCCTGCTGCGTGGCGCGCATCCGCAGCTGTCGTTCGGTTTCACGGCGGCCGGTGATATCATCGGCGAGACATACAAACCCTTCCGGCTGGCCGTCGGCGTCGTACATCACGGCGCCCGAGAAGGAGGTGGGGAATTCACGGCCGTCACGGGTTACAAACGTTGTTTCAATTCCCGATAGAGTCCCGCTGTCTGGCTCCGACGGATCGATGAAAGCAAACGGGAAGGTGGGAACGACCTTGTGTATGTGAGTCCCGGGCAGGTCGTGTTTCTCATATCCCAGGATCTTACAGGCCGCAGCGTTTGTCGTCTTGATCACACCTTGCGGATCCGTCACAATCAGCATATCCACCATCGACGTGATGATGTTGTCGGTATACTCCTTTGCCTTTACGAGGGCCGCGCGGGAGGTGTTCAGTGAAGCCGCCATGGCATTGAGCGCCTCTGCGAGGGTCTGCAGTTCGTCACGGGACTCGACCACCAGCTGTTGATCGAATGACCCCTGCGAGATTTCCTCGGTGGCGCGAGTAAGCTGCGCCAACGGGTCCGTGATCTTGAGAACGAGGACATAGGAGAGGAGCACTCCCAGCAGCGCGAAGAAAGCGCCTATTCCGATACTGATATTGCGCAGGAACTTGATCTCACCGTTGATCCGGTGCAGGGAATAGCCGACTCGGAA
This region includes:
- a CDS encoding TonB-dependent receptor, whose translation is MHSIHSGFLVATRQLMLLAALLALAGPLEAVAQGSIRGTVTDETSGESLIGVNVIVVGSAKGAATDLQGRYTIPSVRGGQYSIKFSYIGFETKLFTGIAVRDGAETVLNATLNESVLSAEDEIVIIGERPLLDVEQSTSTFAITKEQLEVAPLRDVQSAVATQVGVIRDPTGLYIRGGRAEETGFMVDGVSAKDPLAGTGFGLDIGSNAFSEIEVTTGGVGAEFGDVTSGVVSVQTQDGSDRFAGYFSHKRDGLGFNSDGRANFGEDIYELNVSGPIVKGKLRFFLSGQVQISDGFTRQTATPDQVQSSLIDGDFFMPRTGNRWSGISKLSYDVLPGKRIQVSYQRSLTVNQNTRMLQVTGNDAVVTPGFQYAFVLDPDNANTYTHDNIIGYVKWSHVLNDQSFYDVQVSRLFTKLRSDANGRPWRPLSVDTELDPESIVTYPANIFVGEDGQPVNPNALFVLPGPGLVNNGGIATRFHDHFAEEYTLHGTYTRFSVSKNHRTTAGIDAKFNDYQWIDVIRPWVGAPIGDDESATQTNRLGESSDIWRVKPRRGALFATHQIRYRGLIANAGARLEYWAPGKYVDDLIDDERAPILDGIREAYRNDTFKLFGLRYKLRLLPKIRVSFPIQENRVLFFNYGHSTKVPHPTFVYTGLDPFFQDRSFFADLGNPNLDPEVDISYELGLRNQFSSNDVLNVAAFWRDKFDFITVESVIIKDPTGRETTRAFRVNGDFARVRGIEASYLKRIGKWFQGQVSGSFSKATGLSSTNNDALAQFLARGDIDNTFETPLAWDRPIDLKVNTTFSHDSDRPLFGIPGLNRLKLYVAGTFRSGQRYTPVEFKGREVNPFTGEQDWRPIYERSQDPADRFSEIGDPWLWFDLNLQRRIDIWGGDLTISLEVTNLFDQKNSIIVNPVTGTAYPDVDPSTTDFAALRDDPSFDVGAGTRDPRYEDPTSGGLPPFNPARFLPQRHLMLGLSYRF
- a CDS encoding T9SS type A sorting domain-containing protein, with translation MRRRFTAFAAMLMIGAMVAPWASAQITDVTIREINFISPDSIQALNDAGVTLDDPRIENAIFNDLLRDTVRVRAVVMSDPTLSGLSTPNSEGLPSRVHFFVRDTASVTQGNAGMGLQIVDGSWQENGVLSLLVGDVIEIVGVVAPFDEVMQVAPVSITALGVYTDFGLPASILDPVVITTGDTHKVVGQDNRIQTNWDNLADLRGQYVRIENAIVQRRDISSDRPNWTFSSDAGVTQVYIRDLSLAYRNDRDGAQDATQFRVFEDDFVPPPPGAGINIQGFMFMDDFDPFAVGTDPDVLIKISPMEREDLEITVTPPIASNPSKPETVLGTEDSAVITADITPDPTRTLESVVLYYYTSSVPDTMSVEGSLSGKTQAAVYQFTIPPAADGDFVTYWIIATDNLGAESQPVNVSYRVLGSGITTIAHVQETADGGPGAGPFAGLTLPMNITATVVSQPDSSGLWAIQDDEGLAPWSGILLRDGDTNVQTLKQGDVINITEAEIEERFDVTRLRNITMTVTGTAVPPGYKSVPTSALVDESVAEAHEGMRLRFENVTIVSIESFGEWTFSSDGTAENAVNADDASDAFGSSFAGDTFAPDDAVAFIQGIWWFSFGEYKLVPESSLDIGGINVANEEFEVPGEFALGQNYPNPFNPSTTIQYNIPAASVVSVQVFDMLGRNVATLVDGQVAAGTHTVSFDARNLASGVYLYRLEAAGNVINRSMMLLK
- a CDS encoding PAS domain S-box protein, with the translated sequence MQSTRYHKWGGLRGKFMLFSGVLLLVMATALTLINFLSQQRLLTNRADEKARSIATVLRASAWEELQLHDEDGLRHRLSPLLSLIDIDYVYAFDSQGKILSDGTQENRFQSIILKDDISLNAAAARAPVVMSSGEILDVTVPVIAGDNYHGGFRVGYSLHRINGEIKFLRNISIGIGAFFALLGVLLSYVLVLKITDPLAQLTRATEEISQGSFDQQLVVESRDELQTLAEALNAMAASLNTSRAALVKAKEYTDNIITSMVDMLIVTDPQGVIKTTNAAACKILGYEKHDLPGTHIHKVVPTFPFAFIDPSEPDSGTLSGIETTFVTRDGREFPTSFSGAVMYDADGQPEGFVCLADDITGRRETERQLRMRATQQAAIASLGQLALSSPSVQQVMDDAVQKVSETLEVSHNSICELLDDKNAFFVRAGFGWPEGVVGKAWVSAENDTQVGYTLSVNRAVVMENVHEEGRFQGADLMHEHGLVSGATVIIHGKDAAWGVLAAHSRTARDFTDDDVNFLQAVANVVSTTLERHRQEEALIESKLQAEELSRLKSSFLANMSHEIRTPLTIMIGYSEALTEMVPDTMRQFAERIEQGGHRLLETLNSVLDLSRLQAKEMKLNLEETDLASEIDSALEMLRDMAADKGLELRFSPPTDLPTAKIDRPSLHRIINNLVGNALKFTDTGYVELELREDRTRIHLMIRDTGVGISSEFLPHLFDEFKQESTGEGRSHEGSGLGLAITKQLVEMHGGRISVESEKNKGTEFSIWFPVVAGAQASSANGSATRLRAPDRPAVAARDEAPADRVRHALVLDDSVETTELIRFFLEPHFESTVAQSADEVFASTWERRFDVVLLDINLGDEEWSGLDVLAVLRKLPEYERTPIIAVTAYALPGDEQRFVGAGFDGYVSKPFVRTKLLTELERVLGPFVDEAERRTMASRSEGETAS